The Belonocnema kinseyi isolate 2016_QV_RU_SX_M_011 chromosome 1, B_treatae_v1, whole genome shotgun sequence genomic interval TAGCAAATTTCagaattgaatataaaaagattatttttattatggtAACAACACATTAAGCACAAACTGAAATATCATCGCCTACTGAAAACCGAAAATGTGTAATTTCGACCCTTACTCACAAAAATGCGAATATCCCAGAAAGCAGAACTGGCAACACACAATAATAACCAAATTGCTTACACTTCAGATTGGATTCGAAGAGGGATATTCAAAATTATGGTTCGGTTGTGATAGACTTCGCTTACTTCAAAACTGCAACTGCATGTGaagaaaagattgaaaatgatGCTGtaagttatgaaaatatattttgataaaataatattgcattacaaaattaatttatattcacagaaTTTACAAGTCTTAGATGAGGAGCTTCGAAACAATTATTCTCAAATTCTTTTAAGATTTTACATAGCCTTCGAAGGCATTCATAAATATATTACCGAGTTGAATTCTTACGTAGACGAATTGGAGGATGGAATATATATTCAACAGACAGTTGAATCCATTATGTTAAATGAGGAAGGAAAGCAGTTAATGGTacccaatttattttttactaattatctTCCAGAGAATTacttgataaattaaattttcattgcgtGACTACTATTGTATGATAGTAGGTGAAATCACCGAAAAAATTGTGCCGTTTTGAATATCTAATTTTCATATGGTTTCATTTCCAAGACTTCAGATTTAAAAGTATCCAGTTtttaaaccttaaatttaaataacacagtttttaagtcttaaaatttagcttttaaattcaaaaccttttaaatttgctttaatatgtcatttttaatacaatttttaggaATGAAAATTTGACGGCATttcattttaaaccttttaaatgttcaggtttacatttttaagttaaagaatatTGAGGgcctctgataaattttattattttaatattttgaagccCTTACATTTGAACATGGTCTAATTAGAAGGTTTCTAATTTGTATCTATAagtgttttaagtttttattctaaatattcaaaCTCGGAAGTTTTACTTTGATTGCTTTAAGctttaaaagcttaatttttgtaattttaatgcccggaaaaaatgtgtgaaaatagGGATTTTGTCTTGTATTTTAGCGGTCACCTTGCCTTACCGATTGAagctttttgttttttcgttaaaagGATTTCCTGCAGAATAAAAATTGATGCATTATATCTTTTGTCTACTTCACGGAATTCCGTAGATTTCTATTTAAAACGTGTCtcctattatttttcaaactgtttaagctcaaattgaataatttttttcagtgtgaagCTATTTACTTATATGGTATCATGTTACTCTTGACGGACTTCTATTTTGAGGGGCCCATCAGAGAGCGATTACTTGTTTCTTATTATCGATATCACGCTCAAGGTTCATCAGCAACGAGAGTGGAAGACGTTTGTATGCTATTAAGATCGACTGGATTTGTAAAATCTTCAGGGAAAAGGCCTCCCAATTATCCTGAAGTTTACTTCGAGTAAGATTTCCTCAGAACTTCATTAttcatttagttaaaataatatctccaaaagaaaaagtttctttttctgcatttctcttaaaatttgcaAGTGTCAAATCATTAATCTTTGTTTACTATGTGAAATACACTTTGATATATTGTTGtttctaaaattgcaaatatttgtattttaggAGAGTGCCTATCAATACTTCGTTCATCGATCTTGTTATCGCCCGCTTGAGATCCGACGAACTTTATAACCAGAGTGTTGCATTTCCGCATCCAGAACACCGAAGTGTTGCCCTAGCAAATCAGTCTTCAATGCTGGTCGTGATATTGTCATTCAAACCAACCGCATTGCACAATCAAACGGCAATTATGAGGGAAATAGTAGACAGATTTTTTCCTGATACTTGGGTCATAAGCGTTTATATGGGAATCGTAATAGATCTTTGGGATTGGTGGCTTCCGTACAAAGCTGCACGTTCGGCTTTGAACAATACTCTTGAGAGTAACAATATTAAGATCGTATCTCAAAAGTACGGTCAGGCAATGGAAGTAAGAAGTTCTTttagtattttaataattttaaagtttacaattttCTACTGATAAAAAAGCTATTGTTTCTTTTGGCgtaagggggagggtcggtaaggccggtttttggcctaatttatttttgaaccaaaaaatctaaaaaaatcatggtagtatcttataagtatcccgagtcgattgcacgctaaacggactaccctccaccccccagccacccctacaaatataggaaacaccactacccactacctgtattttcgagagatttgacactcttaaacatgtattctgaggttagctcgggtttactatggttttcgaggtcgccgaatacaaatctggcgtcctttggcttttatcgcgtcaggttcaaggtcattggaaggtcaaatcgagagaaaacggtaaaaaaatccaaaaaaatacgttataggtttttggagtcgctaattacgaatctggtatccgttgaactctatcgcttcaggttcaaggtcatttgaaggtcaaatcgagaaaaaccggtaaaaatttttttaaaaaaaggtcatgaccttgaacctgacgcgataaaggtcagcggacacaaggttcgtaatcagcgaccccaaaaacctataacatatttaaaaaaaaaaaattttacNNNNNNNNNNNNNNNNNNNNNNNNNNNNNNNNNNNNNNNNNNNNNNNNNNNNNNNNNNNNNNNNNNNNNNNNNNNNNNNNNNNNNNNNNNNNNNNNNNNNatcgactcgggatacttataagatactaccatgatttttttagattttttggtccaaaaataaattaggccaaaaaccggccttaccgaccctccccctttgtttcttatttgaaagttctaaaactttaaattattttcctgaaaCTGTACAATATGTGGGTACATATAAATTTGGGATTTGGTTGAGAAGCATCATATTTTAAACGCTATTATCGTACAACACTCTTATGGTCTATAATGACTTTGGAGAAATTTGTGGTTTatgtacttttaatttttattcttcattgaattttttttaggtaatgTTAAGAATGTTGGTTAAACGTACTTGGAATATTTTTCTTTGCGTACGGCACTATCTCCATATTTTAAGGCCTTTAAGGCCCTTCCAATTTTAAGGCTGAAAGGAAGAAAACCAGAAGCGATGGAGGCTTTTTTTATAAAAGGGGGTGGGGCAGGGACATAGGCTTATAATATTGAATGGTGCAATTTGgacatagtataataatattgtactatgtaaagattgaaaataatgaataattaatcaacAATAGGCAATAAATGCAGGTATACaattcatattgccaaagatttcatacatatttcaaagattactCAAACATTTGACAGATTTTGCAAACATTTCGGatagattccaaatatttcacaaataattgaCACGgattgcaatcatttttcaaagatttaatagagatttcacaaaggtttgaaGTATTTCGCAAAAATCTCggatatatttgaaagatttcacaaacagttctattatttcaaaaatatttcagatagatttaaatgaCTAGACAAggatttcctaatgatttcacaaaggtttcaaatatttcgcaaagatttgaaagattcatcaaagacttcaattatttcgtaATGAAGTCACAAATGTTtcgaatattttgcaaagattttacagatttcaatgattaccCAAAGGTTTCACagtgatattaaatattttgcaaggtttcggatagatttcaagaagatttcagatatatttaaaagacttcacaagaacttcaataatttctcaaatatttgataaagatttcagtaatttcacaaatattaccgtataattcaaaaatatttcaaatgtttctaaagatttgacaaaagtgcaatgattttccgaagatttcctaaagatttcacaaagatttcaaatattttgcaaagatttcggatagatttagaaggtttcacaaagattttaatggtttcccaaatatttcacaatgatttcaaatatttcgcaaagatttccgatatattttaaagattgcataaagacttttattatttcacaaagattgaaaatagttcgcaaatattttacaaagattttaatgatttcaaagattacatgaagacttctattatttcacaatgattgcaaatattttacaaagatttcacaaatattacgtTTAAATATGACTATGTTCAAAACTTAATTAATACTTGAACTAGGGTAGtctaaaagagattatttctttgtaataaaatacttatttgattaaaaaatagatgCTATTGAATTCTCTTACTTTGGTGTTATGTTATTGTTATACTTTCAATTAAATTGGCAATTAGGCATACATGCATATACTCTAAAGTTGTGCAAATTGCTTGTCTCTTTGTAGGAGCAGTCCTAGCACACTAATCCAGAcgaaaagaattgttcttttttctaacAAAGTTCAGGAGAAAAcgattcttttttcattttatgaatttaattaaaactgaagataaaagaaatattaaaaaaattaaaaatatggcaATAAGAAActtgtatacaattttaaacatttttaatgcaatatatatattttgttatatgCTTACAGAAGCAAATTCGAAAAACCGAAGAAGTAAAAACGAAGATAACTCTTGATGAGAGCACATTAGGGTCTGTGATAAAGCTAGTTCGGGACTGCAATGTGACATTGCATTGGATCCTGTTACATACTGCTATTCCTACATTTCTGCTGGAAGATACAAAAAAGTCTCGAAGTCTTCGACAAATGGTGATACAAGAGAGCAAGTATTCTGCGAACAACGGCCTTCGGTTACTTCTGAGCACAGCTCAAATAGAACACGAAGTCAAACAGTTATACAAACAAGTACGCATCtttcttagaatattttacaCTTTGCGCATCGATTGTCTTACTGATCCACTCATTCGGATCTaggataaataaattatataaagcaaaaaatattgaagaaaatttaacattcaaaGATAACTTCATAATCATATGGAAAATTCTTAAAGTAAGAATCCTGTGTGAATCCacgtaaaattcatgaaaaagacaaatatatTGATCTTACCTATTTTTTTCGCTTTCGTCATCTTCAAATTGAGATTTATAATGGAATCGTAGCGCTACTGATACTTCAACAAAATAACCTTCATTGAATCctgcaatttcaaatttattcttttccttTACAGCTACTAAACGACAAAGAAGCAAAGTGGATGAAAAGTAAAGAAACTTGTGTCGAGCGTATAAGAGGACTTTCTGAAGTTTTTGGCGGGCAGAAGTCATTCGATGGTGTAGAAAAAAATCCATGCTTGGAAGCTTGGTTCAAGGAAATCAGCAAGCACGTCGATACTTTGCAAGAAGAAGATGGAAGGAAAATAGCGCAATTATTGCAAGCCTTGGAAGAAGTTCaaggttgaaaaaaatctttttgaattcctaGGCCAATACTTTCAATGTTCTAAAacttaatttgtcatttttcagAGTTCCATCAGTTGGAAAATAACCTGCACATATCGCAGCATTTAAATGACACCCGGGCAATTTTACATAATATGTTGCGCACGAGTAATGTTACGGAGGACACGATGATAGCTTTAAATATTGTGACGGACTGTTGTTATGCCTGGAATATTATGGAGTGTTTTATACCAATCATGCAGGAAAGCATTAAAGCCAATCCACCAACTGTGATTAAACTGAAAGCTCTGTTTTTAAAGGTGACTATAAAATGTTTGTAATGCAATCAGCTGatcctcaaaatcttcaaaaatttcttacgaatttgaagaaaaattataaaagattttcaaatatttcatttatagaatttttatggtttcatttatttttcatttttgaatgttaccgaattgaaaatttttctttaaaatcgtctactctttctcgaaatttaaagaaatattttatgtttaaaaatctttttgaattttctcctaaagctcatttttcaaattaaaaaatcgaaagaaattgttttgggaacctaaagaattttgttcactaccctgaatttttaaaaaagtcctaaaatatcttacaagttttcattgtttctgaatcattttaaaacttctaaatatttcttaaatttactcaaatttgttctaaaattatatattatggcatggtgttgctttaaaaactattaaacctttttttttttcaaattttatgaaataatttgaaacgtttggTAATCCTTTTcaatgagctcttagaactcattagtaacaaattgtttgaaatttttccatgaatctaaactatatatttttccttctcttgacgccctaaaaaattaagtttgcctaaattttaattaaatcctggaaaatggaaataattgtcttaaagtcttccatacttttttaaaaacaattttgaaggcttaaaaaattttaattattatttccaaattaaatattcactgcttaaaattttcccacaactgtttaaaataatgtaatctcaaaatttacaaaattattaagacgcttttattgttctaattcttaaaataagttttttcaataatttgattttacttatctctttgaaaatgtaaaaaagaagattacccagacgtaaaaaaacatttttgttttttcttaaaaattctggaATCATAATATagtagcaaaataatttaaaaaaattattgcacaacataaaatactttatttaaaaaaaagttaaaattaaatctttatctacttcaatgttgtgaaaaaattagtcaactcacaattcattgattttttcataaatgataacataaaaaagcattaaacaatcattttcattcaagattATAATAATTCTGtcataaaacattcaaataactttaactttatatcgattttttaaatttgaacttttatttttgaaagttttgtttaatcttaaacttttaaattaattgcagataATGTCACTCTTAATAgattcagttgataattaattaatcagttcaacaaaattaaaagcataaaacaattattttcaccgaaacattcaaataatgtttacattatgtgtatattctcctctaaattttgaaatagcaTTTCTATacttttgatttattaataacctttgtcaATAATTCAAACTAATATGaggaaagtgtgaagaaaatgatcagctaataataaattaaatggttcacaacataaaaagctttaaataataaatttatttttactttatatatattttcaacttccttcctgaaaattttagttattaataaccttcaatacttgtttttgtaaaaaataaaacacatgtACATGTGATTTTGCAGATTTAATTCATATAATCGTTATAAAATATCATCAACGTTTCAAAAAACTGtataattgtaatataaatagcttaaatataattagtttttattaaaaatttatgaattcaatcttcatgtaatcaaatattgtaaaaagttaatcagctaataatgagtaattaatctgttcataaaaataaggcgtcaaagaattatttttataatgaattgttcaaataaattttacttagtatttttctaaaaaggaccccgcaccaaatgtacagtaaaatggccaccggtgaaaaattctaaaaaatttttttttgtattctcgaacctgcaaagcaataattcgaaggaaaaaagtaagaaaaatggatgtttttttacaaacaattgtcaaagttaaatttttacttgtattttaatagaaaaatgctgattttcctgaaaagttttttttctcctaaactaatagttggatttggttcaaacttgctcatttttactatcattcctaCCAAAATAAAAGGTTTatatccaagatctagaaagataaacggtttatggggtatacaccatgatataagggtgttttcatacctcaaacatccaagtatggaaattatcatttcttagtaactaaagtcactaggtattttttattcaattactagggtatgaaataactttcagataagtagaggaagtgtgcatgtcaaggggttgtttaatcatcccttatttagagaagcagagaaattaacttttcaataattaGGGTATGGTTAAATGAccgtaaaaataaattctaatgcaagtCCTGCTAAAAAACGCTATctgtacatattttaaagtgattttgtttatcaatgttataataaaaaatctttggtactttaacccgtttaaaatatcgatttccttgatttaataatcaggggatgattaaatgaacctgaaaataaattctactgcaaTTCCTGATAAATAAGGCTACCTGCCTTTTATAAGCCTAATCTTTGTtgatttattccttacgaaaagttaatttctctgcttctctaaataagggatgattaaataaccccttgacatgcacacttcctctacttatctgaaagttatttcataccctagtaattgaataaaaaatacctagtgactttagttactaagaaatgataatttccatacttgggtgtttgaggtatgaaaacacccttatatcatggtgtatacccCATAAATCGTTTATCTTTCTAGATGTTGGATATGAACCTTTGGTTTTGGTAGGATtgatagtaaaaatgtgcaagtttgaaccaaatccaactattagtttaggagagaaaaaaacttttcacgaaaatcagcatttttctattaaaatacatgtaaaaattgaaactttgacaattgtttgtaaaaaaactgtccatttttcttacttttttcctttgaattattgttttgcaggttcgaaaatacaaaaaaaaaattttttttagaattttttaccggtggccattttactgtacatttggtgcggggtcctttgtattattgataaaatttttttaatattccagaaaaaagtaatatatatatatattcggatTATTTAGAAATGAGAATTCCGATACTCCTTTCACAAcgcaacaaaaatttacataaataatgaaattgaaaaatatgtatttgaagcattaataaaatgttattatataaatCATAGCcgatatttaattatataacctTCACGTACAtcaatttgttaacttaaattttaaatgcgtGTCGCCTACTTtgaattagaatattaaaatggaagtttttaaatgttaaaacttgaaatgtgttaaagttatttaatacaaattattttttagatggcATCTGCTTTAGAAATGCCGCTTTTAAGGGTCAATCAAGCTCGAAGTGCAGACTTGTCTTCAGTTTCTCAGTACTACAGCAGAGAATTAGAAAGTTTTGCTAGACGAGTTCTTCAAATTATTCCCGAAACGGTTTTTGGTATTTTAGCGCAGATTGTGCATCTCGAAacgaatttttttagtgaaataccCACTAAGCTTTACAAGGACAAAATCAAAGATTATGCGCAGTTGGACGAAAGACTGAAGGTAAACAAAATAGGACGGGTTTTTAagattaaatagttttaaaaagaattaattaaaattatattctacaGATGGCAGAGTTAACGTATGCGGTATCAGTTTTCACGAAGGGAATGTTGTCATTGAGAAGTGTATCCTTAGGTGTCTTGAGAGTTGATTCTCATCGTCTTTTGGAAGATGGTATTCGTCAAGAATTGGTGAAGAAAGTTACTTTGGCTTTACACAAGTGCCTAACTTTTGACGCAAAatcaaaggtattttaaaaaatagctcaTTCAAATAGCTGTAGGTAGTT includes:
- the LOC117172651 gene encoding WASH complex subunit 5; protein product: MMGDFIAANNMCGQNLLRLISRGNAIIAELMRLKDYIPPVYRLDSKRDIQNYGSVVIDFAYFKTATACEEKIENDANLQVLDEELRNNYSQILLRFYIAFEGIHKYITELNSYVDELEDGIYIQQTVESIMLNEEGKQLMCEAIYLYGIMLLLTDFYFEGPIRERLLVSYYRYHAQGSSATRVEDVCMLLRSTGFVKSSGKRPPNYPEVYFERVPINTSFIDLVIARLRSDELYNQSVAFPHPEHRSVALANQSSMLVVILSFKPTALHNQTAIMREIVDRFFPDTWVISVYMGIVIDLWDWWLPYKAARSALNNTLESNNIKIVSQKYGQAMEKQIRKTEEVKTKITLDESTLGSVIKLVRDCNVTLHWILLHTAIPTFLLEDTKKSRSLRQMVIQESKYSANNGLRLLLSTAQIEHEVKQLYKQLLNDKEAKWMKSKETCVERIRGLSEVFGGQKSFDGVEKNPCLEAWFKEISKHVDTLQEEDGRKIAQLLQALEEVQEFHQLENNLHISQHLNDTRAILHNMLRTSNVTEDTMIALNIVTDCCYAWNIMECFIPIMQESIKANPPTVIKLKALFLKMASALEMPLLRVNQARSADLSSVSQYYSRELESFARRVLQIIPETVFGILAQIVHLETNFFSEIPTKLYKDKIKDYAQLDERLKMAELTYAVSVFTKGMLSLRSVSLGVLRVDSHRLLEDGIRQELVKKVTLALHKCLTFDAKSKNQLIAKLQNLATVMDGYRKSFQYIQDYININSLKIWHEEVTYIINNAVDEECRGSTWTPGKSWTYYQDEKLSTCTISSDSNSVTFMGRLAQELIRITDPKTSVYIEHTLAWYDLKNQTEILSHKVFSMILKAMGTPGLTGLDKMISFFIAVEMENTINYIHQGVKGKMWAGMLKECESICQTVDSKSYPGKLHATVNSHVSKVWSSLLDSVLKIGHLQLLRHNISFELNTECKFEAKHMEGALKTFNEAVLGEICKVRNETKPDSVLKQKGDFLLELSVRLDWAGITDPLKKGYVEPPDINNISFIMFLLTVIQIHKLYFCKNTASLLSKKVQDPLDSVILSVGIQTVLQQFGNSHLMNYVGHLSDYIVSYATVDSSKLTSEWEMEAIIGLHFLELFSKYAGIPKSVILNCMPPLVLDQYHTKVSKQ